One window of the Neorickettsia findlayensis genome contains the following:
- the prfB gene encoding peptide chain release factor 2 (programmed frameshift) has protein sequence MDFETQVVLHNLKKSVEVIRRQLDIEKKHARLEEIQALVDSPTLWEDQSSAQLLLKEKSQIETSLKEFKELSIQLDDLIEMIELASKGGEEEAMKDLERDLLSLKEKIQKKEIECLFSGEADGNDCLLEIQSGAGGTESNDWAMMLLRMYTRWAEIYHKFQVQIVDKVEGEETGIKSCTLKVMGKNAYGWARTETGVHRLVRISPFDANAKRHTSFAKVFVSPCIEGEININIDEKDLKIDTYRASGAGGQHVNKTESAVRITHLPSKIVVQSQSSRSQHQNKAEAMQMLKSRLYEIELRKKEEKLNAARNVEDSIGWGYQIRSYVLHPYQMIKDLRTGHEVGNITSILDGDLDSFIIATISSNF, from the exons ATGGATTTTGAAACACAAGTAGTACTGCATAATCTAAAGAAGTCCGTCGAGGTAATCAGGAGGCAGCTT GACATCGAAAAGAAGCACGCTCGCTTGGAAGAGATTCAAGCTCTGGTTGATTCCCCCACACTCTGGGAAGATCAATCCAGTGCGCAACTCTTACTAAAAGAGAAATCACAAATAGAGACAAGCCTGAAAGAATTCAAAGAACTCTCAATTCAGCTTGATGATCTCATCGAAATGATTGAGCTCGCGTCGAAAGGGGGTGAAGAGGAAGCAATGAAAGATCTCGAAAGAGATCTTCTGTCACTCAAAGAAAAAATACAAAAAAAAGAAATAGAGTGCCTTTTTTCAGGCGAGGCAGACGGTAATGATTGCCTTCTGGAAATACAATCCGGCGCAGGCGGAACAGAGAGTAATGATTGGGCAATGATGTTACTGAGAATGTATACGAGATGGGCAGAAATTTACCACAAATTTCAGGTACAGATTGTAGATAAAGTTGAAGGAGAGGAGACTGGAATAAAATCCTGCACGCTTAAGGTAATGGGAAAGAATGCTTACGGCTGGGCTAGAACAGAAACAGGAGTACATAGGTTGGTAAGAATTTCCCCATTTGACGCGAATGCAAAGCGCCACACAAGTTTTGCTAAAGTTTTTGTTTCGCCGTGCATTGAGGGTGAAATAAACATCAATATAGATGAAAAAGATCTAAAGATCGACACTTACAGAGCTTCCGGGGCAGGTGGACAGCATGTAAATAAAACTGAAAGCGCTGTTAGAATTACTCATTTGCCGAGTAAAATAGTTGTACAATCACAGAGCAGCAGGTCACAGCACCAGAACAAGGCGGAGGCAATGCAAATGCTAAAGTCCAGACTATATGAGATAGAGCTTCGTAAAAAAGAAGAGAAACTCAACGCTGCACGTAATGTGGAAGATTCTATTGGTTGGGGCTACCAGATTAGATCATACGTACTACACCCGTATCAGATGATAAAAGACCTTCGTACTGGACATGAGGTAGGAAACATCACCTCAATTCTTGACGGCGATCTGGACTCTTTTATTATCGCCACCATATCTAGCAATTTCTGA